The following is a genomic window from Planctomycetota bacterium.
ATTCGGCAACCCGCTCGACAACCTGCCGGTCCAGGCCTACGCGCGAGCGGTCGGCCAGCGCGTGGCCGGGGCGGTTCGGCACGCCGACCTGCCTCAACTTCCGTACCAGTTCACCGTGCTCGACAGCGACGTCGTCAACGCGTTCGCCTTGCCGGGCGGGCCTGTCTATGTCACGCGTGCGCTGCTCAAAAACCTGAAGACGGAGGGCCAGTTGGCCGCCGTCCTCGCTCACGAAATCACCCACATCAACTCCCGCCACGGGAGCCAGCAGATCAGCCGCCAGATGGGCATCCAGGTCCTTCTGGCGGCGGCTGCGGCCGCGGCCGGACGCACCGAAAAGGGCGCCCAGATGGCGACCCAGGCGGAGGACCTCGCCAAGGTCGTCGTCGGCCTCGTCAACCTCAAGTACAGCCGCGGCATGGAGAGCGAGGCGGATCGCTTCGGCCTGGATTATCTGGCGGCCTCGGGATACGATCCACGCGAGATGGC
Proteins encoded in this region:
- a CDS encoding M48 family metallopeptidase, with protein sequence MKRMALACLLAAALGAVAAAPLACQRVPTTGKRAFIVLSWDQEIALGREAAPELEKEFGNPLDNLPVQAYARAVGQRVAGAVRHADLPQLPYQFTVLDSDVVNAFALPGGPVYVTRALLKNLKTEGQLAAVLAHEITHINSRHGSQQISRQMGIQVLLAAAAAAAGRTEKGAQMATQAEDLAKVVVGLVNLKYSRGMESEADRFGLDYLAASGYDPREMANLLGVFVSMGGPRAPEILSTHPNPEARVGDVEQMIRAKYPNRGGRVANDEYRREVLNRLKVAGR